In Janibacter alkaliphilus, the following proteins share a genomic window:
- the mraZ gene encoding division/cell wall cluster transcriptional repressor MraZ — MFLGTHTPRLDDKGRLFLPAKFREKLAGGLVMTRGQERCLYVFPMDEFVRITERFQEAPTSSKAARDYMRVFLSGASDEIPDKQGRVTVPATLRQYAGLDRDCTVIGAGSRVEVWDSTAWAGYLDSTEQAFSDQTEEVIPGLM, encoded by the coding sequence ATGTTCCTGGGCACCCACACCCCCCGGCTGGACGACAAGGGCCGGCTCTTCCTCCCCGCGAAGTTCCGGGAGAAGCTCGCCGGCGGGCTGGTGATGACCCGTGGGCAGGAGCGCTGCCTCTACGTCTTCCCGATGGACGAGTTCGTCCGGATCACCGAGCGCTTCCAGGAGGCCCCCACCTCCTCCAAGGCGGCCCGCGACTACATGCGCGTCTTCCTCAGCGGCGCCAGCGACGAGATCCCGGACAAGCAGGGGCGGGTCACCGTCCCGGCCACGCTGCGCCAGTACGCCGGTCTGGACCGCGACTGCACGGTCATCGGCGCCGGCAGCCGGGTCGAGGTGTGGGACTCCACCGCCTGGGCCGGCTACCTGGACAGCACCGAGCAGGCCTTCTCCGACCAGACGGAGGAGGTGATCCCGGGACTGATGTGA
- the rsmH gene encoding 16S rRNA (cytosine(1402)-N(4))-methyltransferase RsmH: MMTTHQPPADETTGRHLPVMPAEVAEHLAPALTADGAVHVDGTLGLGGHAEAVLSAHPGVRLVGIDRDPQALALAEQRLAPFADRVDLVHAVNDELGEVLDDLGLATVDSIFFDLGVSSLQLDESERGFAYAQDAPLDMRMDPTVGITAAEVLNTYPQDRLARVLAELGEERFARRIAAAVVRERERAPFERSARLVELLRESIPAASQRAGGHPGKRTFQALRIEVNAELVTWQRALPVALQRLAVGGRIAVLSFHSLEDRITKRALTAAARSSAPVDLPVELPEHAPELRLLTRGAQTPTAAELAENPRSASVRLRAAERIRPPRRPEGTAR; encoded by the coding sequence ATGATGACCACGCACCAGCCGCCCGCCGACGAGACCACCGGCCGGCACCTGCCGGTGATGCCGGCCGAGGTGGCCGAGCACCTCGCCCCGGCGCTGACCGCCGACGGGGCGGTGCACGTCGACGGCACCCTCGGCCTCGGCGGGCACGCCGAGGCGGTGCTCTCCGCGCACCCCGGCGTCCGCCTCGTCGGCATCGACCGCGACCCCCAGGCGCTCGCCCTGGCCGAGCAGCGGCTCGCCCCCTTCGCCGACCGGGTGGACCTGGTGCACGCGGTCAACGACGAGCTCGGCGAGGTGCTCGACGACCTGGGCCTGGCCACGGTCGACTCGATCTTCTTCGACCTCGGGGTCAGCTCGCTGCAGCTCGACGAGAGCGAGCGCGGCTTCGCCTACGCCCAGGACGCCCCCCTGGACATGCGGATGGACCCCACCGTCGGGATCACCGCGGCCGAGGTGCTCAACACCTACCCGCAGGACCGGCTGGCCCGGGTGCTCGCCGAGCTGGGCGAGGAGCGCTTCGCCCGGCGGATCGCCGCCGCGGTGGTGCGCGAGCGCGAGCGGGCCCCCTTCGAGCGCTCGGCCCGGCTCGTCGAGCTGCTCCGCGAGAGCATCCCGGCCGCCTCCCAGCGGGCCGGCGGGCACCCCGGCAAGCGGACCTTCCAGGCGCTGCGGATCGAGGTCAACGCCGAGCTGGTCACCTGGCAGCGCGCGCTGCCGGTCGCCCTGCAGCGGCTCGCCGTCGGCGGCCGGATCGCGGTGCTGTCCTTCCACTCGCTCGAGGACCGGATCACCAAGCGGGCGCTGACCGCGGCGGCCCGCAGCAGCGCCCCGGTGGACCTGCCGGTCGAGCTGCCCGAGCACGCCCCCGAGCTGCGTCTGCTCACCCGCGGGGCGCAGACCCCGACCGCGGCCGAGCTGGCCGAGAACCCCCGATCTGCCTCGGTGCGCCTGCGCGCGGCCGAGCGCATCCGTCCGCCCCGCCGACCGGAAGGCACCGCCCGATGA
- a CDS encoding peptidoglycan D,D-transpeptidase FtsI family protein codes for MLALTMGMLMVLSLFAAQLLRIQGFDSDAVAAEALAARSQTEAIPATRGTIYDAEGTVLATSRERRTVVIDQTAVPSYEKRVSGQTTTVGVEGAAQDLAPLLGTTADELAPQLTGDRRYRVIAKNVSPQTWRTINDLGIPGVYSEPTTQRSYPQSTTVASLVGFVQEDQSAGGGLELMLDDELAGDAGTATYEIAQDGSRLPNADTEISSATDGTDVRLTIDNDVQWYAQNALAAKVKETKAESGTVVVQEADTGQLVALASYPTFDPNDIGDQDNVFANLAFSDVFEPGSTAKVMTVAAALEEDAVEPDTPMVIPDSLTRYDRTITDSHPHPTQYRTVSGALAESSNTGMMLISERMEPQTLEEYFRAFGLGSKTGIGFPGESSGLLAPAEDWDPVQAYTVTYGQGVSTTAVQTASVFQTIANGGTRLSPSLVEETKAADAGEDGWEASAEPESSRVISETTAEQISLMLEGVVSEDGTAPQARIPGYRVAGKTGTADRPDPDGNGYKGKTASFIGFAPADDPELVVSVILQDPTNGYYGGTVAAPVFKDVMTYALQDQQVPPTASGEKSPKVEIEIDEPADDAPGVIRDQGLPEGR; via the coding sequence ATGCTCGCCCTCACCATGGGCATGCTCATGGTGCTCAGCCTCTTCGCCGCCCAGCTGCTGCGGATCCAGGGCTTCGACAGCGACGCCGTGGCCGCCGAGGCGCTGGCCGCGCGCAGCCAGACCGAGGCCATCCCGGCCACCCGCGGCACGATCTACGACGCCGAGGGCACCGTGCTGGCGACCAGCCGCGAGCGCCGCACCGTCGTCATCGACCAGACCGCCGTCCCCTCGTACGAGAAGCGGGTCTCCGGCCAGACCACCACGGTCGGCGTCGAGGGGGCCGCGCAGGACCTGGCGCCGCTGCTGGGCACCACCGCGGACGAGCTCGCCCCGCAGCTCACCGGCGACCGGCGCTACCGGGTGATCGCCAAGAACGTCTCGCCACAGACCTGGCGGACCATCAACGACCTCGGTATCCCGGGCGTCTACTCCGAGCCGACCACCCAGCGCAGCTACCCGCAGTCGACCACCGTGGCCTCCCTCGTCGGCTTCGTCCAGGAGGACCAGTCGGCCGGCGGCGGGCTGGAGCTCATGCTCGACGACGAGCTGGCCGGCGACGCCGGCACGGCCACCTACGAGATCGCCCAGGACGGCTCGCGGCTGCCCAACGCCGACACCGAGATCAGCTCGGCCACCGACGGCACCGACGTGCGGCTGACCATCGACAACGACGTGCAGTGGTACGCCCAGAACGCGCTCGCCGCCAAGGTCAAGGAGACCAAGGCCGAGTCCGGGACGGTCGTGGTGCAGGAGGCCGACACCGGCCAGCTCGTCGCCCTGGCCAGCTACCCGACCTTCGACCCCAACGACATCGGCGACCAGGACAACGTCTTCGCCAACCTCGCCTTCAGCGACGTCTTCGAGCCGGGGTCCACCGCCAAGGTGATGACCGTGGCCGCCGCCCTGGAGGAGGACGCGGTCGAGCCGGACACCCCGATGGTCATCCCGGACAGCCTCACCCGCTACGACCGGACGATCACCGACTCGCACCCGCACCCCACCCAGTACCGCACGGTCTCCGGGGCGCTGGCCGAGTCCAGCAACACCGGGATGATGCTGATCAGCGAGCGGATGGAGCCGCAGACCCTCGAGGAGTACTTCCGCGCCTTCGGCCTGGGCAGCAAGACCGGCATCGGCTTCCCCGGCGAGTCCTCCGGGCTGCTCGCCCCGGCCGAGGACTGGGACCCGGTCCAGGCCTACACGGTCACCTACGGGCAGGGCGTGAGCACCACCGCGGTGCAGACCGCCAGCGTCTTCCAGACGATCGCCAACGGCGGCACCCGGCTCAGCCCGAGCCTGGTCGAGGAGACCAAGGCCGCCGACGCGGGGGAGGACGGCTGGGAGGCCTCCGCGGAGCCGGAGAGCTCCCGGGTGATCTCCGAGACCACCGCGGAGCAGATCAGCCTCATGCTCGAAGGGGTCGTCAGCGAGGACGGCACGGCGCCGCAGGCCCGCATCCCCGGCTACCGCGTCGCCGGCAAGACCGGTACCGCCGACCGGCCCGACCCGGACGGCAACGGCTACAAGGGCAAGACCGCCAGCTTCATCGGCTTCGCGCCCGCCGACGACCCCGAGCTGGTCGTCTCGGTGATCCTGCAGGACCCGACCAACGGCTACTACGGCGGCACCGTGGCGGCTCCGGTCTTCAAGGACGTCATGACCTACGCCCTGCAGGACCAGCAGGTCCCGCCCACGGCCAGCGGGGAGAAGAGCCCGAAGGTCGAGATCGAGATCGACGAGCCCGCCGACGACGCGCCCGGTGTCATCAGGGACCAGGGCCTGCCCGAGGGCCGGTAG
- a CDS encoding UDP-N-acetylmuramoyl-L-alanyl-D-glutamate--2,6-diaminopimelate ligase, whose translation MPLPRPDGLPAVPLGDLAEVAGPDANVTGDRATSVTGISLATSTVRPGDLWAALQGANVHGARYAEQAAAAGAVAVLTDEAGEALVRESGVDLPVVVCTDPRGRLGRVSAALYGTTDPGLRLFGITGTNGKTTTAYLLDSALRALGRATGLIGTIETRIGDERVASARTTPETTDLHALLAVMAQRGTDDCVMEVSSHALELHRVDAVVYDVAIFTNLSQDHLDFHGTMEAYFAAKARLFTPERSRAGVVCVDDAWGRRLAEQAGVPVTTVSSHEDVPADWRIGGDPAGHDLTLTSADGASLALRSALPGDFNRVNTALAALALIVAGHPRDEVVEAVLAPPSVPGRMELVSTDDPDAPQGVVDYAHTPDAVAAALAALRPQTAGTLVAVLGAGGARDQGKRPGMGRAAATHADVVLVTDDNPRDEDPALIREAVASGADGGPATVEVVPGRDAAIARAVALAAAGGPGGTVALLGKGHEQGQEIAGQVRPHDDRDALRQALAATVAGGTR comes from the coding sequence GTGCCTCTCCCACGCCCCGACGGCCTCCCGGCCGTGCCGCTCGGCGACCTCGCCGAGGTCGCCGGACCGGACGCGAACGTCACCGGGGACCGCGCCACCTCCGTCACCGGGATCTCCCTGGCCACCTCCACGGTGCGCCCCGGCGACCTCTGGGCGGCGCTGCAGGGCGCCAACGTGCACGGCGCCCGCTACGCCGAGCAGGCGGCTGCCGCCGGCGCGGTCGCGGTGCTCACCGACGAGGCGGGCGAGGCGCTGGTGCGCGAGAGCGGGGTCGACCTGCCGGTGGTGGTCTGCACCGACCCGCGCGGCCGGCTGGGCCGGGTGAGCGCCGCGCTCTACGGCACCACCGACCCCGGGCTGCGGCTCTTCGGGATCACCGGCACCAACGGCAAGACCACCACGGCCTACCTGCTGGACTCGGCGCTGCGAGCCCTCGGCCGGGCCACCGGGCTGATCGGCACCATCGAGACCCGGATCGGCGACGAGCGGGTGGCCTCGGCGCGCACCACCCCCGAGACCACCGACCTGCACGCGCTGCTGGCAGTGATGGCCCAGCGCGGCACCGACGACTGCGTCATGGAGGTCAGCAGCCACGCCCTGGAGCTGCACCGGGTGGACGCGGTCGTCTACGACGTCGCGATCTTCACCAACCTCTCCCAGGACCACCTCGACTTCCACGGCACGATGGAGGCCTACTTCGCCGCCAAGGCCCGGCTCTTCACCCCGGAGCGCTCCCGCGCCGGGGTGGTCTGCGTCGACGACGCCTGGGGCCGGCGGCTGGCCGAGCAGGCCGGCGTGCCGGTGACCACCGTCTCCAGCCACGAGGACGTGCCCGCCGACTGGCGGATCGGCGGCGACCCGGCCGGCCACGACCTCACCCTCACCTCCGCCGACGGGGCCAGCCTCGCGCTGCGCTCGGCGCTGCCCGGCGACTTCAACCGGGTCAACACCGCGCTGGCCGCGCTCGCCCTGATCGTCGCCGGGCACCCCCGGGACGAGGTGGTCGAGGCAGTGCTCGCGCCGCCGAGCGTCCCCGGCCGGATGGAGCTGGTCAGCACCGACGACCCCGACGCCCCGCAGGGCGTCGTCGACTACGCGCACACCCCGGACGCGGTGGCCGCCGCCCTGGCCGCGCTGCGCCCGCAGACCGCCGGCACCCTGGTCGCCGTGCTCGGCGCCGGAGGCGCCCGCGACCAGGGCAAGCGACCCGGCATGGGCCGTGCCGCGGCCACCCACGCCGACGTCGTCCTGGTCACCGACGACAACCCCCGCGACGAGGACCCGGCGCTCATCCGGGAGGCCGTGGCCTCCGGCGCCGACGGGGGGCCGGCCACCGTCGAGGTCGTCCCCGGCCGGGACGCGGCGATCGCCCGGGCGGTCGCCCTGGCCGCCGCGGGCGGCCCCGGCGGCACCGTCGCGCTGCTCGGCAAGGGCCACGAGCAGGGCCAGGAGATCGCCGGGCAGGTTCGCCCGCACGACGACCGCGACGCGCTGCGGCAGGCCCTCGCCGCGACCGTCGCCGGAGGCACCCGATGA
- a CDS encoding UDP-N-acetylmuramoyl-tripeptide--D-alanyl-D-alanine ligase produces MIPLTLAEIHRVTGGQLHGTDAAAAARIVVDGPVVTDSREAGPGSLYVARIGEQADGHRYLPAAADLGAVAALTTRPTDGLAQIVVPDEQAAFVALARHLVDALPRMLVVGITGSSGKTSTKDLLGAVLATAGETVAPQGSYNSEVGVPLTVCRVTPRTEHLVVEMGARGRGHIAYLTEIAPPRIGVVLNVGHAHVGEFGSLDAVAEAKGELPEALPADGVAVLNADDPRVLAMAARTRAEVVLVGESPQAQVRAEQVALDEGGRARFTLVTPQGSAPVALGLVGRHHVGNALAVVAVALAAGLPLEQVVAALAAARPESRWRMEVTTRADGVTIVNDAYNANPDSMAAALQGVAAMHATGRRWAVLGAMLELGPESRALHEQVGARAVTEGFDELLAVGELGEGIAAGAEAAQAAPAAQAAPAAQAAQNGQPAAGRSTRVRHLPDPEAAEAVLADELAPGDVVVFKSSRDAGLRWLGDRSSQMEVPS; encoded by the coding sequence ATGATCCCGCTGACCCTGGCCGAGATCCACCGGGTGACCGGTGGGCAGCTGCACGGCACCGACGCCGCCGCCGCGGCGCGGATCGTCGTGGACGGACCGGTGGTCACCGACTCCCGCGAGGCCGGCCCCGGCAGCCTCTACGTCGCCCGGATCGGGGAGCAGGCCGACGGTCACCGCTACCTGCCGGCCGCGGCCGACCTGGGCGCGGTCGCCGCGCTGACCACCCGCCCCACCGACGGCCTGGCGCAGATCGTCGTCCCCGACGAGCAGGCCGCCTTCGTCGCCCTGGCCCGGCACCTCGTCGACGCGCTTCCCCGGATGCTCGTCGTCGGGATCACCGGGTCCTCGGGCAAGACCAGCACCAAGGACCTGCTCGGCGCGGTGCTGGCCACGGCCGGGGAGACCGTCGCCCCGCAGGGCTCCTACAACTCCGAGGTCGGGGTGCCGCTGACCGTCTGCCGGGTGACCCCGCGCACCGAGCACCTCGTCGTCGAGATGGGCGCCCGCGGCCGCGGGCACATCGCCTACCTCACCGAGATCGCGCCGCCGCGGATCGGGGTGGTGCTCAACGTCGGGCACGCCCACGTCGGCGAGTTCGGCTCGCTGGACGCCGTCGCCGAGGCGAAGGGCGAGCTGCCCGAGGCGCTCCCGGCGGACGGGGTGGCCGTGCTCAACGCCGACGACCCGCGGGTGCTGGCGATGGCGGCCCGCACCCGCGCCGAGGTGGTCCTCGTCGGCGAGTCGCCGCAGGCCCAGGTGCGCGCCGAGCAGGTCGCCCTCGACGAGGGCGGCCGGGCCCGCTTCACCCTGGTCACCCCGCAGGGCAGCGCCCCGGTGGCGCTCGGGCTGGTCGGCCGGCACCACGTCGGCAACGCCCTGGCCGTGGTCGCCGTCGCCCTCGCCGCCGGCCTGCCCCTGGAGCAGGTGGTCGCCGCGCTGGCCGCCGCCCGCCCGGAGAGCCGCTGGCGGATGGAGGTCACCACCCGCGCCGACGGGGTGACGATCGTCAACGACGCCTACAACGCCAACCCGGACTCGATGGCCGCCGCCCTGCAGGGCGTGGCCGCGATGCACGCCACCGGCCGGCGCTGGGCGGTGCTCGGCGCGATGCTCGAGCTGGGCCCGGAGAGCCGCGCGCTGCACGAGCAGGTGGGGGCCCGGGCCGTGACCGAGGGCTTCGACGAGCTGCTCGCCGTCGGCGAGCTCGGCGAAGGCATCGCCGCCGGCGCCGAGGCCGCGCAGGCGGCTCCGGCCGCGCAGGCTGCTCCGGCCGCGCAGGCTGCGCAGAACGGCCAGCCCGCTGCAGGCCGGTCGACCCGGGTGCGGCACCTGCCCGACCCCGAGGCCGCCGAGGCGGTGCTGGCCGACGAGCTGGCACCCGGCGACGTGGTCGTCTTCAAGTCCAGCCGCGACGCCGGACTACGGTGGCTCGGAGACAGGTCGAGCCAGATGGAGGTCCCCTCGTGA
- the mraY gene encoding phospho-N-acetylmuramoyl-pentapeptide-transferase, giving the protein MKAVLIAASVSLVVALFGTPMFIRLLVKQGYGQFIRDDGPTSHHTKRGTPTMGGAVIIGATVLAYLVAHLVLWYPPSWSGILVLFLMVGLGLVGFADDYIKISKQRSLGLRSWEKLLGQTAVAVAFAVLALQFPNDADLTPASTRISFVRDTAFDLAFAGPLVGTALFIVWANLMIAGTSNGVNLTDGLDGLATGASVMVFAAYLVVGVWQFNQACGLAPSTKCYEVRDPLDLAVVAAAGMGACFGFLWWNGSPAKIFMGDTGSLALGGALAGLAITSRTELLIVILGGLFVTITLSVIIQVASFKATGKRVFRMAPLQHHFELLGWQEVTIVIRFWIIAGLFVALGLGLFYAEWVVGAP; this is encoded by the coding sequence GTGAAAGCGGTGCTGATCGCCGCCAGCGTGTCGCTCGTCGTGGCCCTCTTCGGGACCCCGATGTTCATCCGGCTGCTCGTCAAGCAGGGCTACGGGCAGTTCATCCGCGACGACGGCCCGACCTCGCACCACACCAAGCGCGGCACCCCGACGATGGGTGGCGCGGTGATCATCGGCGCCACCGTGCTGGCCTACCTGGTCGCCCACCTGGTGCTCTGGTACCCGCCCAGCTGGAGCGGCATCCTCGTCCTCTTCCTCATGGTCGGGCTCGGGCTGGTCGGCTTCGCCGACGACTACATCAAGATCAGCAAGCAGCGCAGCCTCGGCCTGCGGTCCTGGGAGAAGCTGCTCGGCCAGACCGCGGTGGCGGTCGCCTTCGCCGTGCTCGCCCTGCAGTTCCCCAACGACGCCGACCTCACCCCGGCCTCGACCCGGATCTCCTTCGTGCGGGACACCGCCTTCGACCTCGCCTTCGCCGGACCGCTGGTGGGCACCGCCCTCTTCATCGTCTGGGCGAACCTCATGATCGCCGGCACCTCGAACGGGGTGAACCTCACCGACGGCCTGGACGGCCTGGCCACCGGTGCCAGCGTGATGGTCTTCGCGGCCTACCTCGTCGTCGGGGTGTGGCAGTTCAACCAGGCCTGCGGGCTGGCGCCGAGCACCAAGTGCTACGAGGTGCGCGACCCGCTCGACCTCGCGGTGGTGGCCGCGGCCGGGATGGGGGCCTGCTTCGGCTTCCTGTGGTGGAACGGCTCGCCGGCGAAGATCTTCATGGGCGACACCGGCTCGCTGGCCCTCGGCGGCGCGCTGGCCGGCCTGGCGATCACCTCCCGCACCGAGCTGCTCATCGTCATCCTCGGCGGCCTCTTCGTCACCATCACCCTCTCGGTGATCATCCAGGTGGCCTCCTTCAAGGCCACCGGCAAACGGGTCTTCCGGATGGCGCCGCTGCAGCACCACTTCGAGCTGCTCGGCTGGCAAGAGGTGACGATCGTCATCCGCTTCTGGATCATCGCCGGGCTCTTCGTCGCCCTGGGGCTGGGCCTCTTCTACGCCGAGTGGGTCGTGGGCGCGCCGTGA
- the murD gene encoding UDP-N-acetylmuramoyl-L-alanine--D-glutamate ligase yields MSAPLSELTHREADWSGLRVVVTGLGVSGFAAADALLERGAVVTVVDATAPEEGGALAERSTILDILGARLLLGPGHEQRLPDPAEEIDLVVTSPGWSPTQPLLAAAADAGVEIWGEVELAWRMRPREGAAPWLVLTGTNGKTTTVQMLTEMLRAAGLRAVSAGNVGTPILEAVQDPEPYDVIAVELSSFQLHWSRTLAPRASAVLNLAPDHVDWHGSYEEYVAAKGKIYQGTEIACVYNVADPATERLVEQAEVREGCRAIGFTTGVPGLSMVGVVEDVLADRAFVPDRATSAAEFGTLDDLRGDAPEVPAHVLANALAAAALARAHGVPAAAVRDGLRAWRPEPHRIAEVPTGGEVRWIDDSKATNPHAAAASLQAYEHVVWVAGGLLKGADVDDLVATAAPRLRGVVLIGRDRARIAEAVARHAPDVPVIDIAETDTGAMDLVVRRAHDLARPGDVVLLAPAAASMDMFTSYAARGDAFVEAVQRHARQE; encoded by the coding sequence GTGAGCGCCCCGCTGAGCGAGCTCACCCACCGCGAGGCGGACTGGAGCGGCCTGCGGGTCGTCGTCACCGGCCTCGGGGTCTCCGGCTTCGCCGCGGCGGACGCGCTGCTGGAGCGCGGCGCCGTGGTCACCGTCGTCGACGCCACGGCCCCGGAGGAGGGCGGCGCGCTGGCCGAGCGCTCCACGATCCTGGACATCCTCGGTGCCCGGCTGCTGCTCGGGCCCGGCCACGAGCAGCGGCTGCCCGACCCGGCCGAGGAGATCGACCTCGTCGTCACCTCGCCCGGGTGGTCGCCGACCCAGCCGCTGCTCGCCGCGGCCGCCGACGCCGGCGTCGAGATCTGGGGCGAGGTCGAGCTGGCCTGGCGGATGCGCCCGCGCGAGGGGGCCGCGCCGTGGCTGGTGCTCACCGGCACCAACGGCAAGACCACCACCGTGCAGATGCTCACCGAGATGCTCCGCGCCGCCGGGCTGCGGGCGGTCTCGGCCGGCAACGTCGGCACCCCGATCCTCGAGGCGGTCCAGGACCCGGAGCCCTACGACGTCATCGCCGTCGAGCTGAGCAGCTTCCAGCTGCACTGGAGCCGCACCCTGGCACCGCGGGCCTCGGCGGTGCTCAACCTCGCGCCGGACCACGTGGACTGGCACGGCTCCTACGAGGAGTACGTCGCGGCGAAGGGGAAGATCTACCAGGGGACCGAGATCGCCTGCGTCTACAACGTCGCCGACCCGGCCACCGAGCGGCTGGTGGAGCAGGCCGAGGTGCGCGAGGGCTGCCGGGCGATCGGCTTCACCACCGGCGTGCCCGGGCTGTCCATGGTCGGGGTCGTCGAGGACGTGCTCGCCGACCGTGCCTTCGTGCCGGACCGGGCGACCAGCGCGGCCGAGTTCGGCACCCTCGACGACCTGCGCGGCGACGCCCCCGAGGTGCCCGCGCACGTGCTCGCCAACGCGCTGGCGGCGGCCGCCCTGGCCCGCGCCCACGGGGTGCCCGCCGCGGCGGTGCGCGACGGTCTGCGGGCGTGGCGCCCCGAGCCGCACCGGATCGCCGAGGTGCCCACCGGCGGCGAGGTCCGCTGGATCGACGACTCCAAGGCGACCAACCCGCACGCCGCGGCGGCCTCGCTGCAGGCCTACGAGCACGTCGTCTGGGTGGCCGGCGGGCTGCTCAAGGGGGCCGACGTCGACGACCTCGTCGCCACGGCCGCGCCGCGGCTGCGCGGGGTGGTGCTCATCGGCCGCGACCGGGCCCGGATCGCCGAGGCCGTCGCGCGACACGCGCCCGATGTCCCGGTCATCGACATCGCCGAGACCGACACTGGAGCCATGGACCTCGTCGTCCGCCGGGCCCACGACCTCGCCCGGCCGGGGGACGTGGTGCTGCTGGCGCCCGCGGCGGCGTCGATGGACATGTTCACCAGCTACGCGGCCCGTGGTGACGCCTTCGTCGAGGCGGTGCAGCGGCACGCACGTCAGGAGTAG
- the ftsW gene encoding putative lipid II flippase FtsW, which translates to MSSTTAGGSGRTGLRWPARVQAWRESLESPLTTYYLLLGVVSLLVGFGLVMVLSASMIVSLRENDSSFAIFLKQAGFAAVGALAMWWAARRSVTFWRRVAVPAFVVSLVLLALVLTPLGFGFQGNRNWLGLGPVSIQPSEIAKIGLVLGGALFLERKRELLGSLMHAVVPFLVPGVAVVLLLVMLGHDLGTAMVICGLAVAMLFAAGVRLRWFALGIGALVGLGLLAAQLSANRMQRIGIWLSPEQCAPGSQLYYDICRQPMHGRYALADGGWFGVSLGGSREKWGWLSEPYNDFIFAIIGEELGLLGTFAILGLLAGFALAGMRLVNRIDDFFVRVATAGIVAWILLQATINIGAVIGMLPVIGVPLPFVSAGGSSLVTTMVAVGILLSFARHEPGAAELAASRPSRLAGMARRLPLRRSSSS; encoded by the coding sequence ATGAGCAGCACCACGGCCGGTGGCTCGGGCCGCACCGGGCTGCGCTGGCCGGCCAGGGTCCAGGCCTGGCGGGAGAGCCTGGAGTCGCCGCTGACGACCTACTACCTGCTGCTCGGCGTGGTCAGCCTGCTCGTCGGCTTCGGGCTGGTCATGGTGCTGTCCGCCTCGATGATCGTCTCGCTGCGCGAGAACGACAGCTCCTTCGCGATCTTCCTCAAGCAGGCCGGCTTCGCCGCCGTCGGCGCCCTGGCGATGTGGTGGGCCGCCCGTCGCTCGGTGACCTTCTGGCGCCGGGTGGCCGTGCCCGCCTTCGTCGTCTCGCTGGTGCTGCTGGCCCTCGTGCTCACCCCGCTGGGCTTCGGCTTCCAGGGCAACCGCAACTGGCTCGGCCTCGGCCCGGTGAGCATCCAGCCCAGCGAGATCGCCAAGATCGGCCTGGTGCTCGGCGGCGCCCTGTTCCTCGAGCGCAAGCGCGAGCTGCTCGGCTCGCTGATGCACGCCGTCGTCCCCTTCCTCGTGCCCGGGGTGGCGGTCGTGCTGCTGCTGGTCATGCTGGGCCACGACCTCGGCACCGCCATGGTGATCTGCGGGCTGGCGGTGGCCATGCTCTTCGCGGCCGGGGTGCGGCTGCGCTGGTTCGCCCTGGGCATCGGCGCCCTCGTCGGGCTCGGGCTGCTCGCTGCCCAGCTGAGCGCCAACCGGATGCAGCGCATCGGGATCTGGCTCAGCCCGGAGCAGTGCGCCCCCGGCAGCCAGCTCTACTACGACATCTGCCGCCAGCCGATGCACGGGCGGTACGCCCTGGCCGACGGCGGCTGGTTCGGGGTCAGCCTGGGCGGCAGCCGGGAGAAGTGGGGCTGGCTCTCCGAGCCGTACAACGACTTCATCTTCGCCATCATCGGCGAGGAGCTGGGCCTGCTGGGCACCTTCGCCATCCTCGGTCTGCTGGCCGGCTTCGCCCTGGCCGGGATGCGCCTGGTCAACCGGATCGACGACTTCTTCGTCCGGGTGGCCACCGCCGGCATCGTCGCCTGGATCCTGCTCCAGGCGACCATCAACATCGGCGCGGTCATCGGCATGCTGCCGGTCATCGGGGTGCCGCTGCCCTTCGTCTCGGCCGGCGGCAGCTCGCTGGTCACCACCATGGTGGCCGTCGGCATCCTGCTCAGCTTCGCCCGGCACGAGCCGGGGGCGGCCGAGCTCGCCGCGTCCCGTCCCTCCCGGCTGGCCGGCATGGCCCGCCGGCTGCCGCTGAGGAGGAGCTCCAGCTCATGA